The genomic stretch TTGTTGAAGGAATTTTAGTGGGAATCATTATTTATGAATATATTTTAAATAAATTTATAGTTATTTTGATTGTTGGTGGTATTGTTATATTTATATCTGATTATATACTCAAAAAACATATTATAGATAAAAAATCTCAGTTGGTGGAGTAAATGGACACTGAGAGTTCAGTTTAAGAAAAAAGTTGTTGTATTTTCTTTATCAGTTATTTTAAGTTTATTAATTAGTTTATTATTATCCATTTTTGTTGGTAAGAATTTATTTTATACTTCCTTTATTATCTCATTTTTAGTTATTATGATTCTAACATTCCTATATTGGGAATTTATACTTATTAAAAAATATAAGAAAATATCTGAGACGGTTATCTTAAATTCAGACCAGTATTGGATATTTGTGTTAGCAACTACCTTTGATTTATATATTTTAATTCATTATTTACATATAGTTTAATTTAATCAAAAATTTTTTTAATGTATGGTTCAAATGGAACAATATCTTCTCTACTCCTTGGACTTATTGTAGCTACTTTTAACCTTCTCTCTTCTGGAATTAAATCAATAACTAATGTTCCCGGAGTGGCTGTTATAGACCATGATAACAAAATTAAACCAGTTGGATTGTTTATAATAGACTCTATTTCCACAACTTCGGGTTTTATATCTCCTGTTATGCTTCTTTTAACTACATCAATCCAAGATTCAGTAATTGCCTTAATTAAAACAGCCACGTATCCAATAACTCCAAACACTCTCATAATAAACCCCTAAAATTTTTAATTTAATAAACAAATTTAATAAACATACATAAAATTTATTAGGAATAATTATATATTTCTTTATGTTCATTATTGTTTATTGATGATTACAGAGGTGAAGATTATGAGTAATATGAACGAAGATTTAAGACAAAAAGCTATAGCTTTAGAAATGTACAATCAGCAGTTGCAAATGATTCAGAGTGAATTGGCATCAATAAGAACTTTAAAATTAGAAATAGAAAAGTCTATCAAAACTCTTGAAAATATAAATGTTGATTCTGAAACATTAATTCCTGTAGGCCCAGGTGTTTTTTTAAAAGCAAAAATCGTTGATGATAAAGCGTTGGTTGGAGTAAAGTCCGATATTTATATGGAGAAATCATTTAATGAAGTTGTTGAAGATTTAAAAAAGTCTATTGAAGACTTAAATAAAGCTGAAAAAGAGGGTATGAAAAAAGTTGAGGAATTGGCTAAAGTAATTTCAGAACTAAGAAAAGAATTACAAGAATCTATTCAAAAATCTCAGGAAAAGAGTACAGAAAACAATAAAACTTAAGAATACTCTTTTTAATTTAATTTTTTATTTTGATTGAATTAAATTAATAGTCTAACTATTTATTTATATATTCATATTAACAAATTTATCTTTCTAAAATAAAAATAGAAATAGTGGGCCCAGCCGGATTCGAACCGGCGACCTTCGCCTTGTAAGGGCGACGTCATAGCCAGCTAGACCATGGGCCCTCAGCATCTAT from Methanocaldococcus lauensis encodes the following:
- the pfdA gene encoding prefoldin subunit alpha, coding for MNEDLRQKAIALEMYNQQLQMIQSELASIRTLKLEIEKSIKTLENINVDSETLIPVGPGVFLKAKIVDDKALVGVKSDIYMEKSFNEVVEDLKKSIEDLNKAEKEGMKKVEELAKVISELRKELQESIQKSQEKSTENNKT
- a CDS encoding monovalent cation/H+ antiporter subunit E, encoding MRVFGVIGYVAVLIKAITESWIDVVKRSITGDIKPEVVEIESIINNPTGLILLSWSITATPGTLVIDLIPEERRLKVATISPRSREDIVPFEPYIKKIFD